A region from the Coprothermobacter sp. genome encodes:
- a CDS encoding methylmalonyl-CoA mutase — MEQKIRVLVAKPGLDGHDRGAKVLARAFMDAGMEVIYTGIRRTPEQIAEVAVQEDVDVVALSCLSGAHNTLFPKVVDLLRARGADDMLIMGGGVIPEDDIPFLKEHGISEVFGPGTPLATCVDYIRSHVKREA, encoded by the coding sequence ATGGAACAGAAGATCAGAGTCCTCGTGGCAAAGCCTGGCCTTGACGGGCACGATCGTGGAGCCAAAGTCCTGGCACGGGCTTTCATGGATGCAGGCATGGAAGTCATCTACACGGGCATCCGCCGTACACCTGAGCAGATTGCGGAGGTCGCCGTGCAGGAAGATGTGGACGTGGTCGCCCTGTCGTGCCTGTCGGGAGCGCACAACACGCTGTTTCCGAAAGTTGTCGACCTGCTGCGGGCAAGGGGAGCTGACGATATGCTGATCATGGGCGGAGGGGTCATCCCTGAAGACGACATCCCGTTCCTCAAAGAGCATGGGATCAGTGAGGTCTTTGGACCGGGAACTCCACTCGCCACCTGTGTCGACTACATCCGGAGCCACGTGAAGAGGGAAGCCTAG